The stretch of DNA GCAGCTCGCGCACCTGTTCCTTCCGCTCCTTGGCCGTCCCGATGCCGTGAACGATCAGGGGTTCCTCCAAAATGTCGCCCACGGTCATCCTCGGGTTGAGGGAGGCGAAGGGGTCCTGGAACACCATCTGCATGTCCCGCCGGAGCTTCCGCATCTCCTCGAAGGACAGCTTCGTCAGGGAGATGCCGTCAAACTCCACCTCGCCCTCCGTCGGCTCGATCAGGCGAAGCACCGTCCGGCCCGTCGTCGACTTCCCGCAACCGCTTTCGCCCACCAGGCCGAGGGTCTCCCCCTCCCGGACGGAGAAGGAAACATCGTCCACCGCCCGGACGTATCCGGTCGTCCGCATGAACACGCCGCTCTTGATCGGAAAATATTTTTTCAGATTACGGACGGTGAGCAGGGTCTTGGGTGCCTCCATCTCCGGTCACCTCCTCCCCCCGGGTATGGAGCCAGCACCGGCTGAGGTGGCCCGGTTCGACGGTGAACAATTCCGGCTCCGCTTCGCGGCAGATCTCCATCACCCGGTCGCAGCGGGGAGCAAACCGGCAGCCCGTCGGCATCCTGCGGGGGCTCGGCACATTGCCCGGAATGGAGTAAAGCCGCTCCCGCCGTTCATCCAGCTTGGGGATCGACCGAAGCAACCCCGAGGTGTAGGGATGCTGCGTGGCGCGAAACATGCGCCGGACATCGGCTTCCTCCACCACCTGACCGGCGTACATCACCACCACCCGGTCGCACATCTCGGCGACAACGCCCATGTCGTGGGTGATGAGCAGGATGGCCGTGCCGAATTCCCGGTTGAGGCTGTGCATCAGGTCGAGAATCTGCGCCTGGATGGTCACGTCCAGAGCCGTGGTCGGTTCATCGGCGATCAACAGGCGCGGACGGCAAACCATGGCCATGGCGATCATGACCCGTTGCCGCATGCCCCCGGACAGCTGATGGGGATACTCGTCCAGGATCCCCTCCCGGGAGATGCCCACCTTCTTCAACATCTCCAGGGCCATCTCCCGGGCTTGCCGCTTGGACACGTCCTGGTGGAGGCGGACCGCTTCCACCATCTGATTGCCGATGGTGAAGACCGGATTGAGGGAGGTCATCGGTTCCTGAAAGATCATGGCGATCTCATTGCCCCGAATCTGCCGCATTTCCCTATGGGACAACTTGGTCAGGTCCCTTCCTCCGAAGCGGATCGATCCGCCGACGATCCTCCCCGGCGCTTCCACCAATCCCATCACCGCCAGGGAGGTGACGCTCTTTCCGCATCCCGACTCCCCGACGAGACCGACCACCTCACCTTCCTTGACGGTGAGGTCCACGCCGTCGACGGCCTTGACCACTCCCTTGTCCGTGAAAAAGTGCAATTTCAACTGCGAAATCTCCAGCAATGCTTCTTCCGGCATGAGAACACCTCGGTCGATGAAATGCGATGCAAAAACACCCATAAGTGCAAAATCTGAAAACAAGGGCTCTTCTCCCGTTTCCGTCTGTCTGAAAGGCACGCCCTCTCAGTCAATTCGATATAACCAGACGGAAATCCTTCGGAAATGAATGGATTTATACTCCTTTGCGAAATCGGTACCACGCTTTCCGGTTGTCCCGCAACTTGGTAGAATGAGAGAAGCACAACGAGGGAGGTGGCCCGGGTGAAAGGCCAGATCGACCTGACCCGATACGTGTCCAACCTGGATCGCAATGTTTACACCATATACAACCTTCCCGAAGAAGTGATCGCCGTCATTTTTGCCTATGTCAGCCGAAGTCCCCTCAGCTTCCGGGACAACCTGAAAAAACTGCTCGAAGACGACGAGCTGGCCGTCAGCGACGCCGCCGGGGGGATCACATCCTTCTATTCGGAGAAGGCGGCCCGCTTTCACGAGAAATGGGTGGTGGGATACGGGCACAGCAGCGTGGCGGAGCACGCGGTGGCCCACATCGGCATCGAGCGGATCAGCCGGCTCGCATCCGCCGAACTGGAGCTGGCCAATTCCTTCAACAGCTTCACCGAATACAGCCAGCGATACCAGCGGCCCCGCCGCGGCGACTGGTACCTGCCGCCGGAGCTTCAGGATCATCCGGAAGCCCAAAGCCTGTATGCGGACCTGCAGGAAAAGGCCTACGACACCTACGAACGGCTGCTTTCCGGCCTGATCGGCCATCTGGCGGACCGCCTGCCCCGTCATGACGGGGAATCGGAAAAGCGCTTCCGCATCCGGGTGGAAAAAACGGCCTTCGAGGACGCCCGCTATGTCCTGACGTTGGCCACCCTGACCAATCTGGGGATGACCGGCAACGGCCGCGCCCTGAGGGACACCCTGATCCGCCTCCTGTCCAGCCGGTACCCGGAATGCCGGCAGCTTGCCCGTGAGATGGAGCGGGAAATCGGCCGGGTGATCCCCACCCTTCTCAAACATGTGAAACCCAGCCCCTATATCATGGATACGCGCGAAAGCCTGGAAAAACGATGGAAAGAAACGAAAGCGTCGGCCCGCGCTTTTTCGGAACCCGCAGGCCGCCCCTCCGCCCGGTTCCTCCGCCTTCCGGATTACGAAGATGCGCTCACGCAAGCGGCCGTTTCGCTCTTGATCGAAAACTCCACTCTCTCCTATGAGGAGGCGGAGGAAAAGGCCCGCGCCCTCAGCCGGTCGGAAAAAGAAGAATTGATCGACGAAGCCTTGAAGAGGCTGCGCTTCTTCGACAACCCTCTGGATTCCTTCCAGCACCTGGTCTACCGGCTGGAACTGAAAATCTCCGAAGCCAACTGGCACCAGCTCCTTCGCCACAACCGCCGCACCCACTTCACCTGGGGGCTCCCGACAACCGAGCTGGGCTACACGATTCCTCCCCGTATCCGGGACGCCGGCCTGGCCGACCCCTTCAGCAGGCTGGTGGAACAGGCGACGGAGACCTACCGGAAAATCCGGGAGGTATGTCCGGCGGCGGCGCCCTACTGCGTGACCAACGCCCATCACCGGCAGGTGACAGCGACGGTCACCCTGTGGGAACTGTACCATTTGATCAACCTGCGCACTTCACCGGAGGCCCAGTGGGATATCCGGACCGCCTTTGAAGAGCTGCTGTCGGAGCTGAAGCGGCATCACCCGGTGCTGGCCCGTTACGCCCGAAGGCGGGCGGAAGATCCGCCGGCCGGCGGTGGAGCTTGAGCGGAACCGATGCGTCGGAGGGGAGTTTTTCACACTCGACTTCCGACCCGTGACCAACGCCAGGCCCTATTCGGTCTCAGACTCCCTGGGATGGAGTCGAGCCGCTGACAAACTCCGTGCTAAACAAAAAAAATGATGCTGTAAGAAGGAGGCGTGCCGCCGAGTGTCACTGCCATGCGGGTGAAGCGAAGCGGTACGCCCACCTGCATCGAATGGGAGGGTTGCCAGGCGCTTTCCAAAAAGGTCGGGGACGCGGCTTCCCGCCTCGGCTCCATGCGGCAGAGGCCGCTCGGCGGAAAAATCGGTCTCTCCCAACCCTTTGTCAATCACCCGAGACTCCATGGGATGGAGTCTTTTTTGTTTCCTTTGGACCGGTGTTCGCCTTTTCCGGCGGGCGTCGCCCGTCGGTGACGGAAACGAGGACCGGTCCGGGAACAATCCCAATCGCCCTTCGAAACCCGAGTGCGCCGGCGATCGCCCCGCCCGTGCGCCGATCCGATGCCCTCGGTGTGCAAGAGGGCGTCCCCCCAAGACGCGCCGGCGCGACGGATAGACCGGAACCCCGCGATTCCCAATGCATGCCGGCGGATGAGGAACACATCCCGATCATCCATTAATACACTATTTCAGACAGCCAAACGGCCTTTTCGGAATGTTCGTTTTCGCGGCGGTCCGAACATCCCTTTCCTCTGCGCCGCCCACCTTCTCCCATTTTTGACCCCCGGCGGATGCCATCGCCGGGCGCATCCTCCCGATCGGGGGAACATAAACTCTCCTGCCGGAAAGGAAACGGTCCCATGCAGATGCTCGCCGGCGTTCTCGCCATGTTTTTGTGCACCCTGTTCGTCATCTCCGCCGTGGCCAAGATCGCGCACCTTTCGGCCTTCCGGGAGCTGACGGTCGCGTACGGGGTTTTGCCCGCCCCGATCGCCAGGGGGTTGGGAATTCTCCTCCCCTTTGCCGAACTGTCCGGAGCCGCGCTGCTGTGTCATGGAGGAACTTCCCTTTACGGTTCCCTGGTCCTGCTCGTTCTGCTCCTCGGCTTCGCCTGGGCCGTCTCCACCGTCCTGCGCGCCAAAAAAAACGTCAGCTGCGGATGTTACGGCAAGTTTCTCGACGCCAGGGCGGACCGGTTCACCCTGTTCAAAATCGGAGTCCTGGCGGCTGCGGCGCTCATCGTGATGATCCGCTCCTTCTCCCATCCGGTTCATCCTTCCCCCGGAAGCATCCTCCTCGGAAGCTTCCTGACCGCCTGTTTGTTGGCGGCCCAAGCCGTCTGGTCCTATCACGCGAAGGTGATGGACAGATTGAAGAACCGCTGAAAACATCTTCAGCGGATGCCGCGTCCCTTCGGCTTCATCCCCGACTTTTGTTCTTTGCTCTCACCCGGCGATTAAAAAGCGTTGAGGAGCGAGACAGATGGAAACGTTTCTTCTTTACTCCAATCTCCTGCTGTGGATCGTCCAGCTGCTGGTCATCTTTTTTCTGGTCGTCCTCTTCCGTCAGTTCGGCGAGATTTACTTGAATTCCGCCGATGCCATCTCCCGGGACGGCATCCCGATCGGAGACCAAATACCGGAATTTGTCGGAGAGGATTTCGCCACCACCCACGTGGTCACACACAGGGATCTGGAAGGAAAGCCGACCCTTCTCGCCTTCATCTCCCCGAATTGCGGCGCATGCAAGGATCTCATTCCCGAATGGAATCAGTGCTGCACGGATTATCAGGAAAAGTTGAACTTCGTCCTGATGGGAGTCGGCGACAGGGAAAAAATGGAGGAATTCGTGCGAGGGCGGGAAATCCGCGGAAGGATCATCTGGGACCGGAGAAATCAATTTCTGCAGGATTTCCGCGTCCGCGTCACGCCCTTCGCCTTCATCCTCGACGAAAAGGGGATCGTGAGGGGCAAGGGGCTGTGCAACGGAAAAGAACATATCGAGGATTTGTTGGAAGAGCTGGAAAGCACGCGACAGACCAACGAACAGGAGGTTTTCCGGTGATTCGGGCCATCGATTCCTTCTTCAGACTGTCGGCGGAACAGTGGGCCCGTGCGGTGGATCAGAGCGCCCTCCTCAAGAAATCCTTGAAAGCGGCCTTTTTCAAATTGATGGAAATCTCCCGGAATCCCGCCTCCGTCAGCGCTTCCACCAACTGGTGCGAAACCTGGTGGAGGGCGTGCGACTGCCATCCGCCGGGCGGGAGATATTGCTCCGGTTGTCCGGACCACGGAAGCGGCTCCAAGTGTCCCAGCGGCTACACCGTGTGGAAAGGATTGTATCGAAGCACGGGCTGCTGGTGCGCGACATCCGACGATTGTCCCTACTATTTTGTCTGTTGCGATTGCGTCAAAGACGGCTACACTTGCGGATGCAAGTGGGTCTTCCGGAAATGAGGGGGTAAGCATGAACGTTTGGCTCCATGCGGAAAGCTTCCTGCTTGTCCTCATGGCCTGCATCGCGGGAATCACCGCTATCGGAACGGTCTGAGGAATCAATGCGACCCTTTCGGTCGCCCCTCTCGGCGAGAGGGTGAAAAAGCGGGAAGCGATCCTCCGTTCGCTCGTCTACGGCGGAACGGCCGCCGCATCCGGCGCCGCGACCGGGTTTCTGTACACGACCATCGTCTATTTGCTTTCTTTCGGGCTGCCGCCAGCGATCAAGGGCGGGGGCCTCGCCCTAATTTCCGCCGCCTTCGTCTTTCATGAATGGAACTGGATCCGCTTGAAAGTGCCGGAAAACCGCTGGCAGGTCCCGCACACATGGGTTTCGGGACCGCCGATGCGGAACATGGCGGTATGGGGGCTGATCCTGGGAGCGGGCATCTTTACGTACATCCCGCACATCACCTTCCATCTCCTCTATCTGTACCTCGGATTTTTCAAGGAACCGGTTTACGGCCTGCTGTTCGGCGCCCTTTACGGTTTCAGCCGGGCGATACCCACAGCGTTTTTCGGGATGAACGGCAATCAAAGGATTCTCGATCGCATCCCCCGGACCCGGCGAGCCGGCCGGATGGTCAACAGTTTGACGTTAATCCTGCTAATTTCTTACTTGTCCTTTCGTTTTTTCCACTAGCGGCGTAACCGATCGTTTATTCCAATCCCGTCATTACTGCCGGACCCTGCAAAGTGCGTTGTGGTTTCCGTTTCCCCATCCCGCACGCCCCTTTGGCCCTCGATCCTTGTCCCTTGCGCCTCGAGGGCCCCATCTTCCTTTCCCGTCGATCTCCTCCCTAAAGGGTTTGAGGGACGTGAAAGGTCAAGGGAGGAGGGGGAGACCACGCAGCAAAATCAGGAGATGACCGCAAATAGCTGCGGATAAGGAATCGAGGACAAAAACGGAGGGAATCGCCAAAAAAATAACCCCGTACGAGGGGCGCGAGATTCAAGGACAACGGCCCAAACAAAAGGGAAAAAAGGCCGTTGCCTTCCCGGGTGAGAACCATGGCTGGAGGGGGCCCTGCCACAGGGAACAGACTCACCCGTTCCTCAAAAAGGAGGTTCATAAGCGATTGATGAAAATCGCTCGATTTATGATTACCACAATTCGGGCGGACTAGAAGATAGATTAAGATTTTAGTTGTACATCAGCATTCAATCCGCATTTTGCAGCGTTTCTTTTATCTCCACCGTACTTTTCTTTTCCTTGAACGCTGGACGACCCATTGGCCTTGGAGGATTTCGGA from Planifilum fimeticola encodes:
- a CDS encoding TlpA family protein disulfide reductase; this encodes METFLLYSNLLLWIVQLLVIFFLVVLFRQFGEIYLNSADAISRDGIPIGDQIPEFVGEDFATTHVVTHRDLEGKPTLLAFISPNCGACKDLIPEWNQCCTDYQEKLNFVLMGVGDREKMEEFVRGREIRGRIIWDRRNQFLQDFRVRVTPFAFILDEKGIVRGKGLCNGKEHIEDLLEELESTRQTNEQEVFR
- a CDS encoding FAD-dependent thymidylate synthase — translated: MKGQIDLTRYVSNLDRNVYTIYNLPEEVIAVIFAYVSRSPLSFRDNLKKLLEDDELAVSDAAGGITSFYSEKAARFHEKWVVGYGHSSVAEHAVAHIGIERISRLASAELELANSFNSFTEYSQRYQRPRRGDWYLPPELQDHPEAQSLYADLQEKAYDTYERLLSGLIGHLADRLPRHDGESEKRFRIRVEKTAFEDARYVLTLATLTNLGMTGNGRALRDTLIRLLSSRYPECRQLAREMEREIGRVIPTLLKHVKPSPYIMDTRESLEKRWKETKASARAFSEPAGRPSARFLRLPDYEDALTQAAVSLLIENSTLSYEEAEEKARALSRSEKEELIDEALKRLRFFDNPLDSFQHLVYRLELKISEANWHQLLRHNRRTHFTWGLPTTELGYTIPPRIRDAGLADPFSRLVEQATETYRKIREVCPAAAPYCVTNAHHRQVTATVTLWELYHLINLRTSPEAQWDIRTAFEELLSELKRHHPVLARYARRRAEDPPAGGGA
- a CDS encoding MauE/DoxX family redox-associated membrane protein is translated as MQMLAGVLAMFLCTLFVISAVAKIAHLSAFRELTVAYGVLPAPIARGLGILLPFAELSGAALLCHGGTSLYGSLVLLVLLLGFAWAVSTVLRAKKNVSCGCYGKFLDARADRFTLFKIGVLAAAALIVMIRSFSHPVHPSPGSILLGSFLTACLLAAQAVWSYHAKVMDRLKNR
- a CDS encoding ABC transporter ATP-binding protein is translated as MPEEALLEISQLKLHFFTDKGVVKAVDGVDLTVKEGEVVGLVGESGCGKSVTSLAVMGLVEAPGRIVGGSIRFGGRDLTKLSHREMRQIRGNEIAMIFQEPMTSLNPVFTIGNQMVEAVRLHQDVSKRQAREMALEMLKKVGISREGILDEYPHQLSGGMRQRVMIAMAMVCRPRLLIADEPTTALDVTIQAQILDLMHSLNREFGTAILLITHDMGVVAEMCDRVVVMYAGQVVEEADVRRMFRATQHPYTSGLLRSIPKLDERRERLYSIPGNVPSPRRMPTGCRFAPRCDRVMEICREAEPELFTVEPGHLSRCWLHTRGEEVTGDGGTQDPAHRP